The following are encoded in a window of Opitutales bacterium genomic DNA:
- a CDS encoding GNAT family N-acetyltransferase, with protein sequence MLVYSSAKTVTIEAFRDVLIRSSLGERRPVNDIEQLQGMIEHADLMVSCWSDNLLVGIARSVTDFHYCCYLSDLAVDQEFQKRGIGKKLIDETRQRLETSCKIMLLSAPGAVEYYPHIGFEKHPSAWVLSADGQ encoded by the coding sequence GTGCTTGTCTATTCTTCAGCAAAAACAGTTACGATAGAAGCGTTTCGTGACGTGCTGATCCGCTCATCATTGGGGGAGCGTAGGCCCGTTAACGACATAGAGCAGCTGCAAGGAATGATCGAGCATGCAGATTTGATGGTGAGCTGTTGGAGTGACAATCTCTTAGTGGGTATCGCGCGCTCCGTGACCGACTTTCACTATTGTTGTTATCTCTCAGATTTGGCTGTGGATCAAGAATTTCAGAAGCGGGGCATTGGGAAAAAGCTGATAGACGAGACACGTCAGCGACTTGAGACGTCATGCAAGATTATGCTTCTCTCTGCACCTGGGGCGGTGGAGTATTATCCCCACATTGGATTCGAGAAGCATCCGAGTGCCTGGGTGTTATCTGCAGACGGGCAGTGA